The sequence TTTATGGGATCAAAATATCCCTACTTTTATTTTAGAAAAACATGCCCTTTTGCAAGACATCGCACGCGCTAAAGGGCTGCTTTTAGATGGTAAGTTTTGTCAAATCTTTGAATTAGAGGTTTTACGCGCTCTATTGAATAGCCCTAAAAAAGCGAACTTGACTTTTGAATACCGCTGCAAGAATTGCAAACAAGTTTTTCCTTTTGAAAGCCATAGGTGTCCTGTGTGTTACCAATTAGCGTTTATGGATATGGTACTTAAAATCTCCAGAAAAATGCATGTCATGGGAGTGGACTAAATGCAAGAAATTGAAATTTTTTGCGATGGCTCTTCTTTAGGCAATCCTGGGCCAGGTGGGTATGCGGCGATTTTACGCTATAAGGATAAAGAAAAAATCATCAGTGGGGGTGAAAAATTCACCACCAATAACCGCATGGAATTAAGGGCGTTGAATGAAGCTTTAAAAATCTTAAAACGCCCATGCCATATCACGCTTTATAGCGATTCGCAATATGTGTGCCAAGCGATCAATGTGTGGCTTATTGGTTGGCAAAAAAAGAATTTTGCTAAAGTCAAAAATGTGGATTTATGGAAAGAATTTTTAGAAGTTTCTAAAGGGCATTCTATTGTGGCGATTTGGATCAAGGGGCATAATGGGCATGCACAAAATGAGCGATGCGATAGTCTCGCTAAATTAGAGGCGCAAAAATGGGTCAAAACGACCACTTGAAAGGGATAAGATGAAAAACAAAAATAATAAGCTTGCAGATTGCCCTTATATAACGCTAGAAAAAGCTTTAGGGTATTCTTTTAAAGACAAGCATTTATTGGAGCAAGCCTTAACGCATAAATCTTGCAAACTCGCTTTAAACAATGAACGCTTGGAATTTTTAGGCGATGCGGTGTTGGGCTTGGTGATAGGGGAGTTGCTATACCATAAATTTTATCAATACGATGAGGGAAAACTCTCTAAATTAAGGGCTTCTATCGTGAGCGCGCAGGGTTTTACGAAATTAGCGAGAGCGATTTCTTTACAAGATTATTTGCGCGTCTCTTCTTCTGAAGAAACCTCTAAAGGGAGAGAAAAACCCTCTATTCTATCAAGTGCATTTGAAGCTTTAATGGCTGGGGTGTATTTGGAAGCAGGGTTAGATAAAGTGCGTAAAATCATGCAAAATTTACTCAATCGCGCTTACAAGCGTTTGGATTTGGAGCATTTGTCCGTAGATTATAAAACCGCTTTACAAGAATTAACCCAAGCGCAATTTTGCGTGATCCCCACTTACCAATTACTCAAAGAAAAAGGACCCGCTCACCATAAAGAATTTGAAATGGTCTTATACATTCAAAATCAAATGTATGCGACCGCTAAAGGCAAAAGTAAAAAAGAAGCCGAACAGCAATGTGCCTATCAAGCGCTCCAAAAACTTAAGGGGATAAAATGAATACTTTAGGGCATTTTTTAAGGCTCACGACTTTTGGAGAATCGCATGGGAGCGTCATAGGGGGGGTTTTAGACGGTATGCCTAGCGGGATTAAAATAGACTATGAATTATTAGAAAATGAAATGAAGCGCCGTCAAGGGGGAAGGAATGCTTTCACCACGCCACGAAAAGAAGACGATAAAGTGGAAATAACAAGTGGGGTTTTTGAAGATTTTAGCACAGGGACGCCCATAGGGTTTTTAATCCACAATCAAAGGGCTAGGAGTAAGGATTACGATAACATTAAAAACCTTTTTAGGCCTAGCCATGCGGATTTCACTTATTTTCACAAATACGGCATCAGAGATTTTAGGGGTGGGGGGAGAAGTTCGGCTAGAGAGAGCGCTATAAGAGTCGCAGCTGGGGCGTTTGCTAAAATGCTTTTAAAAGAAATTGGTATTGTTT comes from Helicobacter acinonychis and encodes:
- the rnhA gene encoding ribonuclease HI — encoded protein: MQEIEIFCDGSSLGNPGPGGYAAILRYKDKEKIISGGEKFTTNNRMELRALNEALKILKRPCHITLYSDSQYVCQAINVWLIGWQKKNFAKVKNVDLWKEFLEVSKGHSIVAIWIKGHNGHAQNERCDSLAKLEAQKWVKTTT
- the rnc gene encoding ribonuclease III, with translation MKNKNNKLADCPYITLEKALGYSFKDKHLLEQALTHKSCKLALNNERLEFLGDAVLGLVIGELLYHKFYQYDEGKLSKLRASIVSAQGFTKLARAISLQDYLRVSSSEETSKGREKPSILSSAFEALMAGVYLEAGLDKVRKIMQNLLNRAYKRLDLEHLSVDYKTALQELTQAQFCVIPTYQLLKEKGPAHHKEFEMVLYIQNQMYATAKGKSKKEAEQQCAYQALQKLKGIK